CCGCGATGTGGAGGAGGCGTACTACAATCTGGTTTATGCCCGCGGAGACCGGGCCGTGCGTGATCTGAGCCTCCAGCTCGCACAGCAGTTGGTGGAGGAAAACGAGATCCGGCGGCAGGTGGGAAGCGCGATTGAACTAGACATCCTGACCGCGCAGGTGGGGGTTGCCAATGCCCGGCGCAATGTGCTGCTGTCCCAGCAGACCGTGAACAACCGGGAGGATGCGCTGCTTCAGCTCATCGGACAATTTGAGTTCAACCAGCACCTGGGAACTGTTGCATTTCCTGTTTACGAGGTGCCTGAACCGAGTTTTGACACCTCCTACAAGCTCGCGCGCGACAACGATCCGTCGCTGGCGTCGCAGCAGGCGTCGGTCCGGCAGCTTGAGATCGACACTGCCGTCGCACGCCGCAACCGCCTGCCCTCGCTCGACCTGGGCGGCGCCGTTGGATTGACGAGTCGGGAGGGAACCTACCAGGACGCCGCCACCCATGTTTGGGACGGTGATGGCTACGACTGGCAGGTGGACCTGACCTTTCGCATGCCGTGGCGTTTCCGCGGGGAGAAGGCCCGGTATCGCATCGCCCAAAGCAGTGCGATCCGGGAGGAGGTTCGCTTCCGGCAGCTCGACCAGGCGCTGATGGGCCAGGTTAGATCGGCCGTGCGCGCCGTGCAGACAAACAAGGAGAGCGTCTCGATTTCCGCGCTGGCCACCTCTCTGAGTGCACGCCAGTATGACCTTGAACGCGAGCGGTTGAAGGCCGGCCTCTCGACGAGTAGACGTGTGCTCGAGGCACAGGATGACCTTGAGTCAGCCCGCGTGAGCGAGCTTCAGTCCAAGGTCGCGCTCAGGATCGCCATGGCTGAATTGCAGCGGCTGGAAGGAACGTCGCTCGCGCGGTTCAAGATAAATGTGAATGAAGTCCGGTGAGCATCCGGATCGCTCCGGAGCCCGGCAGCGGGCGGAGGAGTCCGTTTCATTCACCTGAAAAAAGAGAGTCCAATGTGGCCTCGCCCGTCGCGACCACCCGGTGTTCAGGCAATTGCGTTCGGAACCAGGTGCGCTGCTTCTTGACCAGCTTCCTCGTGTTTGAGGCAATCTCCGATGAGAGCCTCTCGACCGGGAGACTGCCGTCCAGCATGGCCAGGGTTTCGCGGTAACCGATGGCCCGGGAGGCGCTCGGATTTGACTCCAGCCCCCGGCCCCGAAGCGAACGCACTTCCGCGACCAGTCCGCGTTTCAGCATCTGCTCCACGCGTCGGTCGATGCGGGCGGCAAGCGCCTCCGGCGTATCATCGAGCCGGGTGAGCCTCACGGTGCATCCGGCGAACGGACCGGGCTGCCGGGAGAATTCCTCAGCCAGCGAAGCCAGGGTTCGCCCTGAGCTGAGACATCGCTCCAAGGCCGGCAGTACGCGCCTCGGGTTGGAGGTGTCCAGCGTGCCAAGGCCGTCTGGATTCAACTCTTCCAGAGCTCTGACAAGCGCGGGCAATCCTTCACGCTCCAGGCGAGTCCGCAGTGAATTCCGGAGATCGGGGGAGACCTGCACGTGATCACCGACCGGACCAAAAAAGCAGGCGAGATAGAAGCCGCTGCCTCCAGTGACAAGGACCTTGCGGTTCCTCGCCTGGATTTGGGAGACGACAGTCCTGGCGCGTTCGACGTAATCGACGACATTGATCCTCTCATTCACGTCGCAGATGTCGATCAGGTGGTGGCGCACACGTTGCTGCTCCTCGGGGGTTGGCTTGGCGGTGCCGATGTCCATGCCGCGGTAGAAGAGCAGGGAGTCGCAGGAAACAATCTCCGCCCGCCGCGACTCCGCCCACCGCAGGGCCCATTCGGTTTTTCCCACCGCGGTCGGGCCTGTCAGGACAAAGATCGTG
This genomic window from Opitutaceae bacterium contains:
- a CDS encoding TolC family protein, which gives rise to MSRRFLPVLLLSLASSLSPAILAQEAAAAPAATQSSPAPASSTASELTLEECIARALQKNFALEVQRITTSQAKENVIVAESAFDSALQIVASRSTLQRPDAVTTVDGITTGGSRNDADSLRAGVTKTLATGATVNASTSLDRGKSSQSQFLNPAYNGDVSFSITQPLLRGGGTEVNRAAIRRAEIGVDRSNLDLKGSVLDLVRDVEEAYYNLVYARGDRAVRDLSLQLAQQLVEENEIRRQVGSAIELDILTAQVGVANARRNVLLSQQTVNNREDALLQLIGQFEFNQHLGTVAFPVYEVPEPSFDTSYKLARDNDPSLASQQASVRQLEIDTAVARRNRLPSLDLGGAVGLTSREGTYQDAATHVWDGDGYDWQVDLTFRMPWRFRGEKARYRIAQSSAIREEVRFRQLDQALMGQVRSAVRAVQTNKESVSISALATSLSARQYDLERERLKAGLSTSRRVLEAQDDLESARVSELQSKVALRIAMAELQRLEGTSLARFKINVNEVR
- the miaA gene encoding tRNA (adenosine(37)-N6)-dimethylallyltransferase MiaA, coding for MAAATTSPVFPPPGPTPCGFARNWRRFGNPPDRTGDSVFCSVAGTIFVLTGPTAVGKTEWALRWAESRRAEIVSCDSLLFYRGMDIGTAKPTPEEQQRVRHHLIDICDVNERINVVDYVERARTVVSQIQARNRKVLVTGGSGFYLACFFGPVGDHVQVSPDLRNSLRTRLEREGLPALVRALEELNPDGLGTLDTSNPRRVLPALERCLSSGRTLASLAEEFSRQPGPFAGCTVRLTRLDDTPEALAARIDRRVEQMLKRGLVAEVRSLRGRGLESNPSASRAIGYRETLAMLDGSLPVERLSSEIASNTRKLVKKQRTWFRTQLPEHRVVATGEATLDSLFSGE